One genomic region from Haloterrigena gelatinilytica encodes:
- a CDS encoding ATP-binding protein, whose translation MPDVTRLRRLAEQAGIADNDQVQNLLAVAAASPNDTVVEQVHKVLQVAASKHRQHPFETPNIQSLATVPGDRPADLDLGTVLGSSAAFTLPETVLTRHVLVAGETGAGKTTLFYSIVDQVRVPVWLFDLKTDYRHLLRENPDLVVVPWTTLRLNPLQPPPGVTPRRWAQSFHELFGDAYDLLGPSQHYLLPNLLDLYAEQGLPLDESVSTAETFPTLLELATQIATSDAKGYSQSGYKERITSRLRAMTAATANLFDCRTGYPLADLLEQDVVFEFDGLASDHQDFLMEWLLTWTYRYRSTHQQRGDQLRHVFLCDEGKRLFSAYKEQSDAKGLPKIDELTDKMREFGEALIVGDQEPKKLTDSLLANTGTKILFPIGDADQFRRVARSMALSERQRRYANQLDVGQATVQVAGSDPMVVQFHNYDLEKSVTDTELQRVMQETWTRLSNHSSSTELPRTDEADEPGEPGESVGDTADEDHALSEAAERLLHDVADQPYTNLSDRYSRLFASRYKGNKAKKALLARGLVQERDVEKKFGRPMLLELTEDGRRRLADDGVAVQRTGRGGIVHRYWQQLLKDRFNEAGYTAVREQDDADVAVELGDSRIAVEVAMEAVPRELEHVERRLQDGFDSVWIGCRNTAVKADLEEMLVETDLPTDCVHIRLLQELQTASLDRL comes from the coding sequence ATGCCGGACGTGACGCGGTTACGACGGCTCGCGGAGCAGGCGGGGATTGCGGACAATGACCAGGTGCAGAACCTGCTGGCAGTGGCCGCAGCGTCACCGAACGATACCGTTGTGGAGCAGGTGCATAAGGTGCTGCAGGTGGCCGCATCGAAGCACAGGCAACATCCGTTCGAAACTCCGAACATTCAGAGTTTGGCGACGGTGCCGGGCGATCGTCCGGCCGATCTCGATCTCGGGACTGTCCTCGGCTCATCGGCAGCGTTCACCCTCCCCGAAACCGTACTCACCCGGCACGTGCTCGTCGCCGGAGAGACCGGTGCCGGCAAAACCACCTTGTTCTACTCGATCGTCGACCAAGTGCGTGTCCCCGTCTGGCTGTTCGATCTGAAAACGGATTATCGCCACCTGCTCCGTGAAAATCCGGACCTCGTTGTCGTACCGTGGACCACGCTGCGGCTGAATCCGTTACAGCCACCGCCAGGCGTGACGCCACGACGCTGGGCGCAGTCCTTCCACGAACTGTTTGGGGACGCCTACGATTTGCTCGGTCCATCCCAGCACTACCTCCTCCCGAATCTGCTTGATCTCTACGCGGAGCAGGGCCTGCCACTTGACGAATCGGTCTCCACAGCCGAAACCTTCCCGACGCTGCTGGAGCTCGCAACGCAGATCGCGACCAGCGACGCAAAAGGCTACTCCCAATCCGGGTACAAGGAACGGATCACCAGCCGGTTACGGGCGATGACCGCGGCCACCGCCAACCTGTTCGACTGCCGTACCGGGTATCCGCTCGCTGATCTCCTCGAACAGGACGTGGTGTTCGAGTTCGACGGGTTGGCCTCGGACCACCAGGATTTCCTGATGGAGTGGCTGCTGACCTGGACGTACCGATACCGGAGTACGCACCAGCAGCGTGGCGACCAGCTCCGGCACGTCTTCCTCTGCGACGAAGGCAAACGCTTGTTCTCCGCGTACAAGGAACAGAGCGATGCCAAGGGATTACCGAAGATTGACGAGTTGACCGACAAGATGCGAGAGTTCGGTGAGGCACTCATCGTCGGCGATCAGGAGCCGAAGAAACTGACCGACTCATTGCTGGCGAACACCGGGACGAAGATCCTGTTCCCGATCGGTGATGCCGACCAGTTTCGCCGGGTGGCGCGGTCGATGGCACTCAGTGAGCGGCAGCGCCGGTACGCGAACCAGCTCGATGTCGGCCAAGCCACTGTCCAGGTCGCCGGCAGTGATCCGATGGTAGTCCAGTTCCACAACTACGACCTCGAGAAATCAGTGACCGATACCGAACTCCAGCGCGTAATGCAGGAGACGTGGACCCGTCTCTCAAATCACTCTTCTTCGACAGAGTTACCACGGACCGATGAAGCCGACGAACCCGGTGAACCCGGCGAATCCGTGGGTGACACTGCCGACGAAGATCATGCGCTATCCGAAGCGGCGGAACGATTACTCCATGACGTAGCGGACCAGCCATACACGAATCTCTCCGACCGGTACAGCCGATTATTCGCCAGCCGGTACAAGGGCAACAAGGCGAAGAAGGCATTACTGGCCCGAGGTCTCGTTCAGGAACGCGATGTGGAGAAGAAGTTTGGACGACCGATGCTGCTGGAGTTAACCGAGGATGGCCGTCGCCGGCTAGCGGACGACGGTGTCGCTGTACAGCGGACCGGTCGCGGCGGTATCGTCCATCGATACTGGCAGCAGCTGCTCAAGGACCGGTTCAACGAGGCGGGCTATACGGCGGTCCGAGAACAGGATGACGCGGATGTGGCGGTCGAGCTCGGTGATAGCCGGATCGCCGTCGAGGTCGCGATGGAAGCGGTTCCTCGAGAACTAGAACACGTTGAGCGGCGGCTACAGGATGGGTTCGACTCGGTGTGGATCGGGTGCCGGAATACGGCGGTCAAAGCTGACCTCGAGGAGATGCTGGTCGAGACGGATCTCCCTACAGACTGTGTGCATATTCGGCTTCTTCAGGAGCTGCAGACGGCTTCACTGGACCGTTTGTAG
- a CDS encoding single stranded DNA-binding domain-containing protein — protein sequence MESIPLFVMICLVLTLIAPDHVFMWMFVSTVAVLGMPWLIVGGPLSGWLILVSIGLCIVMFRLGVEKGDRPHWLKQVVFLAVPTTGLEIEDAGQGGPEPESEPGRNPDSQGRLGLLDAILGGGPQHDQRQQGPRNHGPPPQDAGQDPRPEQMAPDDYEVVPDEELFGDVDAIEDQYRQ from the coding sequence ATGGAATCAATACCGTTGTTTGTCATGATCTGCCTTGTTCTGACACTGATCGCCCCGGATCACGTCTTTATGTGGATGTTCGTGTCCACGGTGGCGGTATTGGGCATGCCCTGGCTGATAGTCGGTGGACCGCTGAGTGGATGGCTGATACTGGTCAGTATCGGGCTGTGTATCGTCATGTTCCGTCTAGGAGTCGAGAAAGGAGATCGGCCGCACTGGCTGAAACAGGTCGTCTTCCTCGCAGTGCCGACGACCGGTCTCGAGATCGAGGATGCCGGTCAAGGCGGTCCGGAACCGGAGTCAGAGCCCGGACGGAACCCGGATTCGCAGGGCCGCCTGGGCTTGCTGGATGCCATCCTCGGCGGCGGCCCACAACACGATCAGCGCCAGCAGGGGCCGCGGAATCACGGTCCACCGCCCCAAGATGCTGGACAGGATCCGCGGCCGGAACAGATGGCGCCAGACGACTATGAGGTCGTGCCGGATGAGGAGCTGTTCGGCGATGTGGATGCTATCGAGGACCAGTACCGGCAGTAA
- a CDS encoding HesA/MoeB/ThiF family protein, producing MSGTLRIPATTIDQLTTALLQDDGLERAAVLDLADSGDDLVVADCEIVPDAAMTTIGATECQPDDDYDVDFVDRCTGNDRHPLIVHSHPFADEAWFSSRDDSKMRGEAGWIHALKDCRVLFGVLSQDELRIDEVDSDGTRTPVEPEIIGDWTLEDDATVTPVPSSAAPPVDVDTERYDRAIRAIGEHGQQQLAETHVAVVGCGGIGADLVKELAGQGVQQVTFVDPDRVEQSNLPRLPQASESDVGRYKVAVMQQWYGQQVPGAETTIISLPVEETAEYLLDLGVDVILAGLDRITPRVWLNEFAARHLIPYIDAGSIVDVDEDGRITTMQTEVQVIAPGTSTGCFECIGRDNTEALRRENLPQPVLEEEVARGYIPDTALTPEPAVNPLNSVAAAEAVDALSRIVTGYRPPEPTVGYDAVEKRMDAGPTHERENCETCSRFVGTGESGPIDTIDDLDLEATVDALADTRPGHSRDDGSTYSIPDAVTAFFTEHLR from the coding sequence ATGTCAGGTACACTTCGTATCCCGGCGACAACGATCGACCAGTTGACCACCGCACTGCTGCAGGATGACGGGTTGGAACGTGCAGCGGTCCTTGACCTGGCTGACAGCGGTGATGACCTCGTTGTCGCGGACTGCGAAATCGTTCCGGATGCGGCGATGACCACGATCGGGGCGACTGAGTGCCAGCCGGATGATGACTACGATGTCGACTTCGTTGACCGGTGTACGGGCAACGACCGGCACCCGTTGATTGTGCACTCGCATCCGTTCGCCGACGAGGCATGGTTCTCGAGTCGTGACGATTCCAAGATGCGAGGCGAGGCCGGATGGATCCATGCATTGAAAGACTGCCGGGTCCTGTTCGGTGTCCTCAGCCAGGATGAACTCCGGATTGACGAGGTAGACAGCGACGGGACACGAACCCCTGTCGAACCAGAGATCATCGGTGACTGGACGCTCGAAGACGACGCCACGGTGACACCGGTCCCGTCTTCAGCGGCTCCACCGGTCGACGTGGACACAGAGCGATATGACCGCGCTATCCGTGCGATCGGCGAACACGGCCAACAGCAGCTGGCGGAAACGCATGTCGCGGTCGTCGGCTGCGGCGGGATCGGTGCCGACCTGGTGAAAGAACTGGCGGGGCAGGGCGTCCAGCAGGTCACATTCGTCGATCCGGACCGCGTCGAACAGAGTAATCTGCCGCGGCTTCCGCAGGCCTCAGAGAGCGATGTCGGCCGCTACAAAGTGGCGGTGATGCAACAATGGTATGGTCAGCAGGTGCCCGGGGCGGAGACCACGATCATCTCGCTGCCGGTCGAGGAGACCGCAGAGTACCTGCTCGACCTTGGTGTCGACGTGATTCTGGCCGGACTGGACCGGATCACTCCCCGCGTCTGGCTCAATGAGTTCGCTGCCCGCCACCTCATCCCGTACATCGATGCCGGTAGTATCGTCGACGTGGACGAGGACGGCCGCATCACTACGATGCAGACGGAGGTCCAGGTCATCGCCCCTGGTACCAGTACCGGCTGTTTTGAGTGCATCGGCCGTGACAACACGGAAGCACTCCGCCGGGAGAACCTGCCGCAGCCTGTCCTTGAAGAAGAGGTTGCCCGTGGGTACATCCCTGACACTGCGTTGACGCCGGAACCGGCCGTGAACCCGTTGAACTCGGTAGCCGCCGCAGAAGCCGTCGACGCACTTAGCCGGATCGTGACTGGGTACCGGCCGCCGGAACCAACGGTCGGGTATGACGCGGTCGAGAAACGGATGGACGCCGGACCAACCCATGAACGTGAGAACTGTGAGACGTGCAGCCGATTTGTCGGAACTGGAGAATCTGGACCGATCGATACCATCGATGACCTCGATCTGGAGGCAACGGTGGACGCACTGGCCGATACCCGGCCCGGTCACAGCAGAGACGACGGATCGACGTACAGCATCCCGGACGCTGTGACCGCGTTCTTCACGGAACATCTGAGGTGA